GGAGTTGCCGCCGGCTGCTTCGGCCTGGATGCGGCCCTCGTCGACGAGTTCGCGGATCTCGTCGCGAGTGATCGCCTCGGCGATGTCCGCCTGGGCGTCGGGATCGAGCCAGATCCGATTCTCGCCGACGTCGAGGACGTCGGCTGCCAGTCGTTTCTGCGCGGAGAGATCAGTCATTGGATTCCACCTCGACTTCCTCGTAGGTCGGGTTCAGGACGCGGACGCCCTGGTCCTCGGCCGCTTCCTCGATCCGTTCGCGCTTGCGCGCACCGACGGTCGAAGCGATCCGGACTGCTTCCCGATCGCCGTCGACGCCCTCGAGGTCGGCCGTATTCTCGACGTGGACCTCTTCGAAGCCGCTGGGGTGTTTCCCCCGGACTTCTTTCGGCGTGCGGAAGCCGGCCTCGACTTTCGGGCCCTTGCCCTTGACGCCGCGGCGCTGCTTGGATAGCTGGCCGCGTGGCCGTCGCCAGGATTCGGGCGTCCGCTTCTTCTTGTGGTAGTCCTGCCGGTTGAACTGCGGTTTGCCGACGTTCCGGCGGCGGTCGAGCAGCCGCTGCTCCTCGTCGGAAAGTTCCGGCGTCTTCTCGGTCAGCCCGCGTGGCTGCAGTTCG
The nucleotide sequence above comes from Halosolutus halophilus. Encoded proteins:
- a CDS encoding 50S ribosomal protein L32e; this encodes MADDEQESAGDEPQDLEDISGVGASKADALRDAGFESIEDIKEADQDDLAEADGVGNALAARIKADVGDLEVSEETEAEIEDEAVEEEEPEEDVETELQPRGLTEKTPELSDEEQRLLDRRRNVGKPQFNRQDYHKKKRTPESWRRPRGQLSKQRRGVKGKGPKVEAGFRTPKEVRGKHPSGFEEVHVENTADLEGVDGDREAVRIASTVGARKRERIEEAAEDQGVRVLNPTYEEVEVESND